TTCACTCTCGTTTCTTCTCTTCAAAGTAGCGACGTGTTTCATGCTTTTCTCAATCCCACTCCTCATTCAGCATTTCTCAAAAGAGAGCATGTTCTGGACAATAAATGGTTTTTATGGTGTTTTTACGATTGCTGGGATCATTGCAGCCACAAACAACTGGATATTTATGAAGATGAATGATCCATTCATAGACCCAAAGCTTGCTATCGGCGTGACATTTCTGATGCTCGTGATCGTGGTGAAGCTCGGGGATATAGTGGACTACAAGCAAAATCATGCCAGTAGGCCTGTCCACTCCAGAATCACGGACGTAGAGTGGGAGAAGATGAAACAGGAGATGGGATACCCAGATTAAGTTTATAAGACGTGAATCGATAGTGTGTATATGCAGAAGTCGGCGGCAGGTCGCACAGGCACGATTGATCTCCCGCTTCATGGAGGGAAGGCACCGCAATGGCTTATTTCACGGATGAAAAATCTTTCTTCTGCGATATTTGAGGTGATGGTTGAGGAATACGGTAGAGGAGAGGTTTTACGCAGGATAGCAGATCCCCTCTGGTTTCAATCACTCTCTTCCGTCCTTGCTTATGACTGGCACAGCAGTGGTACAACAACGGTTGTATGTGGTGTTCTGAAATCAGTTCTTGATCCATCCGAGCTTGGGATTGCGGTTGCTGGTGGAAAGGGCAGAAAAGCCAAGGATGCACCAGGAGAGATCGAAGATATAGGACTTTTATTTGGAATTACAGGCGGAAAAATTGAAGAACTGAAGGCCACGAGCAGGATCGTTGCAAAGGTCGATAATGCGTGTCTTCAGGATGGATACCAGCTCTATCATCATGCGATGTTTTTGAGTGAGGATGGCGAATGGGCGGTCATACAGCAGGGGTTGAACGATCTTCATGGGTATGCAAGAAGATATCAGTGGCTTTCAACGATTGAGAGCTTCATCGATGAGCCGCACCAGGGAATAACAGGTTTCGTTGAGAAGGATGTGCTTGATATGACTGCAAAAGCGAGTGAGAACTGCAGAAAAGTATCTACAGATCTTGTATGCGAAAATACACAGAGGCTCAAGCGTCTATATGAAAGTATAAGACCCCCAGGACAAAAGAGTCTCTCAGAATGGATCGAAGGCGAGCGCGGATATGAAACACACGCTTTCAGGTTACCAAAACGAGTTGACTGGAATACGCTTCGCAGGGTCTATGAGATCCAGCCAAAAAATTATGAAGAGCTGATACAGATTCAGGGAGTGGGTCCTTCAACCCTGCGAGGACTTGCCCTTATATCAGAGCTTGTGTACGGCGAAAAGGCGAGCTGGAGTGATCCAGTCAGATATTCTTTTGCGTTTGGAGGGAAAGACGGTGTGCCATATCCAGTAGAGCGCTATGCGATGGACGAGGCATCAGCAGTTCTAAAAGATGCGATAAATATGGCAAAGCTTGGAAAAAAAGATAAAATTGAGGCGATAAAGCGTCTTGAAGTATTTTTAGACGAAAAAAGCGGCAATCATCGCTCAATTTTGAAGTAGATATTGGTGTCTACTCGATATGATATGATCTTATCATCTTTAACCTTCACATCCATTGCATTAACAATGACCCTACCGATACCGCGCACAGTCTTTGCAGCTTCCTCAATTGCGTTCTGAATCGCACCTTCCCAGCTGTCTGGGGAGATACCAACAATATTGATTGACTTATAAACCATTCCCTCTCACCTCCTTTTATTCAATGGTTAGTCATTTCAACCACCTCTATATATAACTTTTGAGATACTTTTTTAACCTATGGCCGAGGGTAAATAGTGAGGTTGATTTACTTGAAAAATCAGGTCATTGCAGGGTTGGCTCTAATTATTGTTATAATCTCATCAGGATGTATCGGAAATGATAGCGTGCACCCAGCTAATACGCTTGTGATCAAAGGCTCGGACACGCTTGTACAGCTTGTATCAGATATGGCAGAGGTGTATATGAATGAACATCCCTATGCTGATATAAGCGTGACAGGCGGAGGGAGCGGTACCGGAATTGCAGCACTCATAAATGGAGAGGTAGATATTGCAGACTCCTCAAGGCGAATCAAAGATAGCGAGCTGAAGAAGGCATCCGCGAGAGGTATTGAGATACGTGAGTTTATCATCGCAAGAGATGGGCTTTGCATCATTGTGCATCCATCCAATCCAGTGGAGAAACTTACGCTTGAGGAGGTTGGGGCGATATATCGAGGCGAGATCACAAACTGGAAGGAGGTCGGTGGCGACGATCGCGATATCACGCTCTATGGTCGGCAGAGTACATCAGGCACGTATGAGTTTATGCGAGAATATATTCTTAAGGCGGATTATTCGCCAGATATGCTCAATATGGAAGGTAATAAAGCGATAGTTGATGGTATAAAGACAGATAAGAATGGGATTGGCTACATCGGTATCGGATATCTGGTAGATGGGGTTAAACCTCTCGATCTTGCCGTAAACGACTCTTCAGAATATGTATCTCCACTTGAAGAGTCTGCTGTTGAGGAAGGGGTCTATCCGCTCTCACGACCACTTTATCAGTACACTAACGGTCTGCCAGAGGTGGATAGCATCGCTTACAGCTTCCTGAAATTTGAACTGAGCGATGAAGGACTGGAAATCATCAGGAATGCGGGTTACTATCCACCGAATCCAGAAGATAGGATGAATAATGATGAGAAATTCAGGCTGATCGAGGATTAAGATCCGATAGGATTATATACCGCGGTTGAGGGGTAGATGTGATGAGAGGATCATCGGAAGGTGGAATCAGGGAACGGCTCATCGCATTCTTTTTTACTGCAAATGGTATCCTCACAATTGTTATCCTGATGGGGATCTTTTTTTTCCTTGCATACATAGGGATTCAGGCATTCTTTGAGATACCCATCACCGAATTTTTTGGAATGAACTGGAATCCTGGTGCATATACCAATCCATCATGGGGAATTTTGCCCCTTCTTGCAGGAACGATCTACGTTGCTGTTCTCTCACTTGCGATTGCCATACCTCTTGGTGTCGCATCAGCGATCTACATTGCAGAGCTTGCATCCCCCACACTTCGTGAAATCTTAAAACCGGCAGTTGAGATGATTGCATCCATTCCCAGCGTTGTTCTTGGACTTATCGGGCTTATAATTCTTGCGCCACTGGTTGCGGATCTTTTCAATCTCCCAAACGGACTGAACGCATTCACAGCATCGATTCTCGTTGCAATAATGGCACTGCCCACGATAATAAGCATCTCGGAGGATGTGATTGGATCGATCCCTGATAGCTATCGCGAAGCTTCGCTGGCACTTGGTGCAACGAAATGGCAGACTATACGCAGCGCAATCCTGCCAGCAGCATCAGGAGGAATTGTCGCCGCATCGATGCTTGGGCTTGGCAGGGTGGTGGGCGAGACGATGGTGGTTCTGATGGTTGCAGGCAATTCAAGGGCTTTTCCCACGAGCATCTTTGATCCAGTTCGCCCGATAACATCCACAATAGCTATAGAGATCAAAGAGGTTGTGCAAGGTGATCTTCACTTCCAGGCACTCTTTGCACTCGGGTTGATCCTCTTTCTCATGACATTTGCAATAAATCTTGCATCTGATATTTTCCTGGCGAGGAGGCAGATCAGGTAGATGAATGAACAGACGAAAGAGCGAATTTATTTCACGATTTTTAGAATCTGTGGATTTCTGAGCCTTGCCATCCTGGTCTCAATTCTGCTCTATGTTGTCAGGGTTGGCATCGGCGTCATTGATCTCAACTTTATCACAGCGATGTGGCAGACCAGGGATATCACCCAGGGCGGGATATTTCCTGCACTCATTGGGACATTCTATCTTGGTATCGGTGTTGCTGTCTTCTCCATCCCTGTTGGAATCTCGTGTGCGATCTACCTCAACGAGTATGCGAAGAATGTCTGGCTTGTGCGAATGATTCGTCTTGCGATCAGAAACCTTGCGGGTGTACCCTCGATTGTATATGGTTTATTCGGTTTTGCGGTATTTGTCCAGCTAATGCAGTTCGGGACATCGCTCCTTTCTGCATCACTAACGCTCGCAGCCATGACGATTCCGTGGGTGATAACCGCATCAGAGGAGGCGCTGAAGAGCGTACCAGATGGGTTCAGAGAGGGGGCACTTGCACTCGGCGCAACAAAATGGCAGGCGATAAAAACAAACGTCCTGCCCTCTGCACTTCCAGGCATGATCACAGGCTCAATAATCGGACTTGCGCGGGCGATGGGCGAGACTGCGCCGATAATCATCGTTGGTGCAACTTTTTACATGCGGGGATTACCCGATTCCGTCTTCGATAAGTTCATGGCACTGCCCTATCATGTTTTCATCCTTGCAACACAGCATAATGATCCGCTTGCAGAAGAGTATGCAGCAGGAACGGCTCTTGTACTCGTCTTTTTAATATTCCTGATGACGCTCATAGCCATGATCGTTCGTTATCGATTCAGGAAGAGGAGGAGGTGGTAAGCATCACTGATGATGATTCAAAGCTCATTACAAAGAAACTGAATGTGCACTTTGGCACAACACATGCGATAAAAGATATTTCTCTGAATGTGGCAGAGAAGAGTATCACCGCAATAATAGGCCCCTCTGGATGTGGAAAATCAACATTCCTTCGTGCTTTAAATCGTATGCACGATATTATACCAGGTGCAAATGTAACTGGGAAGGTTTTACTTGATGGAAAAGATATTTATGATGAGAAAACAGATGTTGTCGAACTTAGAAGAAGAGTGGGGATGGTATTTCAGAAACCAAATCCGTTTCCAAAGTCAATTTTTGATAACGTCGCTTATGGTCCAAGGATTCATGGTATCACTGAAAGAGATGAGCTTGAGAGGATAGTAGAGGATAGCCTTAAACAGGCGGCACTCTGGGACGAGGTGAAGGATCGGCTCAACGTCTCAGCAATGGATCTGAGCGGTGGACAGCAGCAGCGGTTATGCATAGCACGTACGCTCGCTGTCAGACCGGAGGTAATCTTATTTGATGAGCCGTGTTCATCACTTGATCCAATCTCAACTGCAAAGATCGAGGACCTGATGCGATCACTCAAGACTGAGTACACGATTATTATCGTGACCCACAATATGCAACAGGCTGCAAGAATATCTGATTACACAGCATTTTTCTTTGTGGGTGAACTTATCGAGTTTGGAAAAACGGCAAAGATCTTTGAGAGGCCGTGTGAGAAACAGACAGAGGATTATATTACAGGTAGGTTTGGATAATCCCCATCACCCTTCAAGTACATAGTAGTACTCTCCTGCTGCCTTCTGTTCCCGATCAAGCTTCGAGTTGAGCTTGTTTATTCTTGGTCTCCCTTCTTCATCTCGCCTGAACGTCGTATTTATCATCTTCAGAAAACGGTTCATACCATCGCGCATATTGAATGGCCCTTCTACTCTCCCCCATTCACCTGGCTTGCCATCAAAGACGAGCAGACGATCTGATAGAAGATCGATCATGTAGATGTCATGGTCAACAACCATCGCACAGAGGTTGTTGTTTTCAACAAACTTTCGTATAACCTTTGTTGCCTGCATACGCTGCTCCACGTCAAGATGTGCTGACGGCTCATCGAATATGTAGAGATCTGCCTCTCTCGAGAGCGTTGCAGCGATCGCTGTTCGCTGGAGTTCACCACCGCTCAACAAAATAAGGCTTGAATCGAGTATTTCCTCGAGCTGGAGCGGTTTCAGAATCTCTGATCTGTAATATGCACTGTTAAATTCCTGTGTTATGGAAGAAAGTAGATCCTGAACCGTTATATCTTCATCTGCTTTTATATATTGGGGTTTATAAGATATTCTGGTCTCAATGCCAGGATCGCCCCTGCTGGGTGTGATCTTGCCTGCAAGAACCTTTAAAAAAGTGCTCTTACCGATCGAGTTCTCGCCCACGATCCCCAGCATCTCTCCCTCATAGATCGTACCTCCCTGTGCATTGAGCTTGAAATGGTCGTAAGACACTTCAAAGCTATTGTAGATGATAAACGGATTTCCCCCGGTATCATCTCTTGGGTGGTGAGCTTCAAATTTGATCGGCTTATCCCGTATCCGGATATTCTCCTTTGCGAGATACCCACTGAGATACTCATTTATTCCTGTGCGGACCCCTTTAATCGATGTGATGACGCCGTATACCGAGGGTATTCCATAGGCGATGTGGAGAACATCTGCCATTGAATCGAGTATAGCAAGGTCATGTTCAACCACAAAAACGGTTACATCCTTTGAAAGCTCCTGAACAAGGTTTGTAACCTTTATTCGCTGGTAGATGTCAAGATACGGTGTAAGTTCGTCGAGAAAATAGATGTCAGCATCTCTGGAAATGCAGGCAGTGATTGCAACCCGCTGGAGTTCACCCCCACTCAGCGTATCAATTTCGTGTTCAAAAAGTTTATCAATACCGAGAAGGGATGCATAATCTTTCATCATACCCTTTTCGTCAGTTCGCTCAAGTAATTCTGCTACATTACCGGTGAAAACTTTTGGGATTCGATCCACATACTGGGGTTTTGTCGCGCTCCTGATGCTCCCGTCACGCAGGGCTTTAAAGTAATCAAATAGTTCAGAGCCTGCATAACGCTTCAGAATCTCATCCCATCCAACTTCCTCACCACGTCCAAGGTTTGGCATAATCTCGCCTGATAATATCTTTATCACCGTGCTCTTACCGATCCCATTTGGACCGAGAAGACCGGTAACCCTCCCTTCTCTCGGGATCGGGAGTCCATAAAGGACAAAACCATTCGGCCCATATCGGTTGGTTTCTTTTCCTTCAAGCTCTTCTGGAAGTCCAATAATCGTTATCGCATTGAAAGGACATCGCTTCACGCATATCCCGCACCCTTCACAGAGTACTTCTGATATGATCGCCTTATGGCTCTTTTCATCAAAAGTTACAGTTTCATTGCCTGTTCTGACCATTGGACAGAAACGGTAACACTCCTTCTCGCATCTATCTGGGTGACACTTATCCTGTCTCAAAACCGCGAGTCTCGATCTCATCAATAAACCTCATCGGGATCAAAAATGCGCTCTCCGATGATCTTTCCATCAATAGACCTGTAAAAACAGGAACGATAACCTGTGTGGCACGCACCACCTTTCTGCTCAATCTTGAGAAGTAATGCATCACCATCACAATCAACAAAGATCTCTTTAAGAATCTGGAGGTGCCCTGAACTCTCTCCCTTCTTCCAGAGCTTTTTTCTGCTCCGACTCCAGTAATGTACAGTACCTGTTGAAAGTGTTTTCTTCAGGGCTTCATCATTCATATATGCAACCATCAGCACCTCGCCAGTAAGGTGATCCTGTGAAATGACAGTAATAAGTCCTTTTTCGTCCCATTTCAATGGAACAGCGCATTCATAACTCTTTTTTTCCATCTTTGATCGCCCTCATAACTTCTTTCTGTAGAAGAACAATTATATCGCTGAGCATCCCGAAGATAATGACCTGAACTCCTGTTATTATCATAAGCGCAGTAAAAATGGTCAGAGGTATATGTTCAACACGCGGGGTTTTTAACCACTCCCACAGAACATAAGCCCCTGATATACATCCAATAGTAAAAAATAATATCCCGATAACTCCAAAATAAAATAGTGGATTGTAAGTTTTGACAAGTTTGTAGATCGTGAATGCGATCCTCACTCCATCCCTGATTGGATTGAGCTTTGTCCTGCCAGATCGCATCTTATACAGAATCGGAATCTCGACGATCCTCAGATCTTTCTTT
This genomic window from Candidatus Syntrophoarchaeum caldarius contains:
- a CDS encoding membrane protein, giving the protein MQKTDEVAPEPYLSHKVLFFSGLLTFGLLDGLTAAMMINEKGVLAEANPFLREIVISYGSLSFLLFKVATCFMLFSIPLLIQHFSKESMFWTINGFYGVFTIAGIIAATNNWIFMKMNDPFIDPKLAIGVTFLMLVIVVKLGDIVDYKQNHASRPVHSRITDVEWEKMKQEMGYPD
- a CDS encoding protein containing DUF763, giving the protein MQKSAAGRTGTIDLPLHGGKAPQWLISRMKNLSSAIFEVMVEEYGRGEVLRRIADPLWFQSLSSVLAYDWHSSGTTTVVCGVLKSVLDPSELGIAVAGGKGRKAKDAPGEIEDIGLLFGITGGKIEELKATSRIVAKVDNACLQDGYQLYHHAMFLSEDGEWAVIQQGLNDLHGYARRYQWLSTIESFIDEPHQGITGFVEKDVLDMTAKASENCRKVSTDLVCENTQRLKRLYESIRPPGQKSLSEWIEGERGYETHAFRLPKRVDWNTLRRVYEIQPKNYEELIQIQGVGPSTLRGLALISELVYGEKASWSDPVRYSFAFGGKDGVPYPVERYAMDEASAVLKDAINMAKLGKKDKIEAIKRLEVFLDEKSGNHRSILK
- a CDS encoding Dodecin flavoprotein, yielding MVYKSINIVGISPDSWEGAIQNAIEEAAKTVRGIGRVIVNAMDVKVKDDKIISYRVDTNIYFKIER
- a CDS encoding Phosphate binding protein, whose product is MRLIYLKNQVIAGLALIIVIISSGCIGNDSVHPANTLVIKGSDTLVQLVSDMAEVYMNEHPYADISVTGGGSGTGIAALINGEVDIADSSRRIKDSELKKASARGIEIREFIIARDGLCIIVHPSNPVEKLTLEEVGAIYRGEITNWKEVGGDDRDITLYGRQSTSGTYEFMREYILKADYSPDMLNMEGNKAIVDGIKTDKNGIGYIGIGYLVDGVKPLDLAVNDSSEYVSPLEESAVEEGVYPLSRPLYQYTNGLPEVDSIAYSFLKFELSDEGLEIIRNAGYYPPNPEDRMNNDEKFRLIED
- a CDS encoding phosphate ABC transporter permease, whose product is MRGSSEGGIRERLIAFFFTANGILTIVILMGIFFFLAYIGIQAFFEIPITEFFGMNWNPGAYTNPSWGILPLLAGTIYVAVLSLAIAIPLGVASAIYIAELASPTLREILKPAVEMIASIPSVVLGLIGLIILAPLVADLFNLPNGLNAFTASILVAIMALPTIISISEDVIGSIPDSYREASLALGATKWQTIRSAILPAASGGIVAASMLGLGRVVGETMVVLMVAGNSRAFPTSIFDPVRPITSTIAIEIKEVVQGDLHFQALFALGLILFLMTFAINLASDIFLARRQIR
- a CDS encoding phosphate abc transporter, permease protein PstA; protein product: MNEQTKERIYFTIFRICGFLSLAILVSILLYVVRVGIGVIDLNFITAMWQTRDITQGGIFPALIGTFYLGIGVAVFSIPVGISCAIYLNEYAKNVWLVRMIRLAIRNLAGVPSIVYGLFGFAVFVQLMQFGTSLLSASLTLAAMTIPWVITASEEALKSVPDGFREGALALGATKWQAIKTNVLPSALPGMITGSIIGLARAMGETAPIIIVGATFYMRGLPDSVFDKFMALPYHVFILATQHNDPLAEEYAAGTALVLVFLIFLMTLIAMIVRYRFRKRRRW
- a CDS encoding phosphate ABC transporter ATP-binding protein — translated: MVSITDDDSKLITKKLNVHFGTTHAIKDISLNVAEKSITAIIGPSGCGKSTFLRALNRMHDIIPGANVTGKVLLDGKDIYDEKTDVVELRRRVGMVFQKPNPFPKSIFDNVAYGPRIHGITERDELERIVEDSLKQAALWDEVKDRLNVSAMDLSGGQQQRLCIARTLAVRPEVILFDEPCSSLDPISTAKIEDLMRSLKTEYTIIIVTHNMQQAARISDYTAFFFVGELIEFGKTAKIFERPCEKQTEDYITGRFG
- a CDS encoding ATPase, Rnase L inhibitor (RLI) like protein; the protein is MRSRLAVLRQDKCHPDRCEKECYRFCPMVRTGNETVTFDEKSHKAIISEVLCEGCGICVKRCPFNAITIIGLPEELEGKETNRYGPNGFVLYGLPIPREGRVTGLLGPNGIGKSTVIKILSGEIMPNLGRGEEVGWDEILKRYAGSELFDYFKALRDGSIRSATKPQYVDRIPKVFTGNVAELLERTDEKGMMKDYASLLGIDKLFEHEIDTLSGGELQRVAITACISRDADIYFLDELTPYLDIYQRIKVTNLVQELSKDVTVFVVEHDLAILDSMADVLHIAYGIPSVYGVITSIKGVRTGINEYLSGYLAKENIRIRDKPIKFEAHHPRDDTGGNPFIIYNSFEVSYDHFKLNAQGGTIYEGEMLGIVGENSIGKSTFLKVLAGKITPSRGDPGIETRISYKPQYIKADEDITVQDLLSSITQEFNSAYYRSEILKPLQLEEILDSSLILLSGGELQRTAIAATLSREADLYIFDEPSAHLDVEQRMQATKVIRKFVENNNLCAMVVDHDIYMIDLLSDRLLVFDGKPGEWGRVEGPFNMRDGMNRFLKMINTTFRRDEEGRPRINKLNSKLDREQKAAGEYYYVLEG
- a CDS encoding phosphoribosyl-AMP cyclohydrolase, translating into MLMVAYMNDEALKKTLSTGTVHYWSRSRKKLWKKGESSGHLQILKEIFVDCDGDALLLKIEQKGGACHTGYRSCFYRSIDGKIIGERIFDPDEVY